The Alphaproteobacteria bacterium genomic interval CGATGTCCTCGCGCCCTTCGAACACGGGGCTCGCGTCGAAATCGATCTGCTGGACCAAGCGGCGCGCCGTATCGGGGCGGCCGGTGATTTTGATCGTCGGCGCGATCGCGTTGGTGAATGCGTTGCCCGCCCCCGTGGTGAACAGCATCAACTGCGCACCGGCGGCCGCGAAACCGGTCAACGATTCGGGCGAAAAGCTGGGCCCGTCCATCAGATAAAGACCCTTGCCCGCCGGACGTTCGGCCAAGGCGAGCACGCCTTGGATCGGCCGCGATCCGGTTTTGGCAATGGCGCCGAGCGACTTTTCCTCGATCGACGACAAACCGCCGCGGATATTCTCCGCCCCCGGATTATTGCCGGTCAGATCCTGGCCGGTGCGCGCCACCGCTTGTTCGCGGCGCAGCACCGCATCGACGATGGCTTTCGCGACGGCATCGTTGGCCGCGCGCTTCGCGACGATGTGTTCCGCCCCCAGCCATTCGACCGTCTCGCCCACCACCGCCGTGCCGCCCGTATCGACCAGGCGATCGACGCAAGCGCCCGACACCGGATTGGCGACAAGACCCGAGGTCGCATCGGAATGCCCGCACTCCACACCCATGAATAGGGCCGATGCGGGGAACTTCTCGCGGCGCAAACGAGATGCGGCATGCGCCAACTCGCCCGCATGGCGGATGGCGGCGGCACTCGCGTCGAGCGAATCCTCGTGCGTGTCGTCGAGCGCCACGGTGCGGGTCGGCTTTCCCGAAGCGGCGGCGAGATGGGCGATACCTTCCAACGCGCCGCGATCGGCACCCACGATCACCGCCCCGGCGATATTGGGATTGCGGCACAAGCCGACGAGCTGATCGCGATGCGCGGTCTTGTCGTCGCCGTACTGGCCGCGCCCGTAAGGCGTACCGACATAAAGGACACCGGGTAACGCCTGCGCCGCACGCTCGGCCGCGCGGTTGGCGAGCCCGAGGATCGACAAAACCAGGACATGATTGCGCGTTCCAGCCGAACCGTCGGGCCGCGCATATCCCAGAAACTCGGACGGAACTTTGCTCACCGTCGCGTTTCTCCCGAATTGTGTTGTCGGCGCCTTCACAGGAACCTTGATTAATGCCTTATGTTAACGCATACATCATAGAAGACGACAAGAAAAATCTTGAGGGGCTCGGGAAACCGTCCATGCCGCCGCGCCGCAACAGCACTGCCGGCCGCTCCCGTTTGGAAGATGTCGCACGTCATGCGGGCGTCTCCACGATGACGGTCGCGCGCGTGCTGCGCGAACCCCATAAAGTAGCGCCCGACACGCGCGACCGCGTCTCGGCCGCACTCGACGCCACCGGCTACACGCCGGATCTCGTGGCGCGCGCCCTCGTCTCCAAACGCTCGGGCGTCGTCGGCGCGATCGTGCCCGTGCTTTCGAACTCGCTGATCGCCGACGTGATGCAAGGCATGTCGGACGGGTTGGCGCGCGAGCAGCGCCAACTCATGGTCGGCGCGTCTGGCTTCTCGGCGGCGAACGAGGAAACGTTGGTGCGCAGCTTCCTGTCGCGCCGCGTCGATGCGCTCTACCTCACCGGTACCAGTCACACGGATGCAACCGTGAAACTACTGCGCGCCGCCGGGATTCCGGTCGTCGAAGGCGGCAACGTCACCGACGATCCCATCGATATGGTCGCGGGCGTGTCGAATATCGACGCCGCCGCCGCCGTCGTGACCCATCTGTTGAAGCGTT includes:
- a CDS encoding LacI family DNA-binding transcriptional regulator, translating into MPPRRNSTAGRSRLEDVARHAGVSTMTVARVLREPHKVAPDTRDRVSAALDATGYTPDLVARALVSKRSGVVGAIVPVLSNSLIADVMQGMSDGLAREQRQLMVGASGFSAANEETLVRSFLSRRVDALYLTGTSHTDATVKLLRAAGIPVVEGGNVTDDPIDMVAGVSNIDAAAAVVTHLLKRYGPDIAYAGASPVDNDRVRDRHLGFRRAMREAGARVLPEREIRTEMTMASGRDVLDRILALPKRPRALFCSSDVIAAGALLECQRRGIDVPGTLAIAGYDDLDFARELVPALTSVRIPRYEIGMRAAELIHQALSGKRPKRLVQALDFQLVIRDSA
- a CDS encoding UxaA family hydrolase codes for the protein MSKVPSEFLGYARPDGSAGTRNHVLVLSILGLANRAAERAAQALPGVLYVGTPYGRGQYGDDKTAHRDQLVGLCRNPNIAGAVIVGADRGALEGIAHLAAASGKPTRTVALDDTHEDSLDASAAAIRHAGELAHAASRLRREKFPASALFMGVECGHSDATSGLVANPVSGACVDRLVDTGGTAVVGETVEWLGAEHIVAKRAANDAVAKAIVDAVLRREQAVARTGQDLTGNNPGAENIRGGLSSIEEKSLGAIAKTGSRPIQGVLALAERPAGKGLYLMDGPSFSPESLTGFAAAGAQLMLFTTGAGNAFTNAIAPTIKITGRPDTARRLVQQIDFDASPVFEGREDIADAGARLFELVMAVASGAATWGEIHGEGAECFTRIGASM